From one Culex quinquefasciatus strain JHB chromosome 3, VPISU_Cqui_1.0_pri_paternal, whole genome shotgun sequence genomic stretch:
- the LOC119768988 gene encoding LOW QUALITY PROTEIN: uncharacterized protein DDB_G0271670-like (The sequence of the model RefSeq protein was modified relative to this genomic sequence to represent the inferred CDS: substituted 1 base at 1 genomic stop codon), translating to MICRCQETQPDRKLLKGCRRLQNVDVHPMIVMLRSDQRTVTMKASRFTCKWKAEXSPEQRTSSSSSFSSSSSSSSSSSFSSSSSFSSSSSSSSSSSSSSSSSSSSSSSSSSSSSSSSSSSSSSSSSSSSSSSSSSSSSSSSSSSSSSSSSSSSSSSSSSSSSSSSSSSSSSSSSSSSSSSSSSSSSSSSSSSSSSSSCTGHGSGKKVVNIRLATIRIPVRPSEAWLRRRTTPPHLQPPRTRTTDDKGSGSANIIHVPVWVVPR from the exons ATGATCTGCCGGTGTCAGGAGACACAGCCCGATCGTAAACTGCTAAAAGGTTGTCGTCGTCTCCAGAACGTCGATGTCCACCCGATGATCGTGATGCTGCGATCGGATCAAAGAACCGTCACGATGAAAGCATCTCGATTCACCTGCAA GTGGAAAGCGGAATGATCGCCTGAACAAagaacctcctcctcctcctccttctcctcctcctcctcatcctcctcctcctcctccttctcctcctcctcctccttctcctcatcctcctcctcctcctcctcctcctcctcctcctcctcctcctcctcctcctcctcctcctcctcctcctcctcctcctcctcctcctcctcctcctcctcctcctcctcctcctcctcctcctcctcctcctcctcctcctcctcctcctcctcctcctcctcctcctcctcctcctcctcctcctcctcctcctcctcctcctcctcctcctcctcctcctcctcctcctcctcctcctcctcctcctcctcctcctcctcctcctcctcctcctcctcctcctcctcctcctcctcctcctcctcctcctcctcctcctcctcctcctgcaccGGCCACGGAAGCGGGAAGAAAGTGGTCAACATTAGGCTGGCAACAATTCGGATTCCGGTACGCCCCTCAGAAGCCTG GCTGCGACGCCGAACTACTCCACCACATCTTCAGCCACCTCGGACAAGGACAACGGACGACAAGGGAAGCGGCTCGGCCAACATCATCCACGTACCAGTCTGGGTTGTTCCACGATAA